From the genome of Actinomycetota bacterium, one region includes:
- a CDS encoding type II secretion system F family protein — protein sequence MSSTLWLGLALIGTFFTVFMVGLLIEMVLSSRRHYVSVLQTQVGDTPETLANLRDEQLRKSPLERLVLPMAGKLIRSIVRHTPLDLYGRTSRLIVLAGNPPGLKAERVVAFKVVFAIVGLVAGMAISSVLPLPGSVKVAAAALFAFMGYTIPSAAVSAKASKRQKEIRKNLSDTMDLLTISVEAGLGFDAALAQVVRNVEGPLSQEIARTLQEMQIGVHRMEALRNLSDRTDVEELDGFVLSMIQADKYGVGVANVLRGQSKELRQKRRQRAEETAQKVPLKLLFPTIFMVLPALFIVILGPGAIKVYETFFK from the coding sequence ATGTCTAGCACTCTGTGGCTGGGGCTCGCGCTCATCGGAACGTTCTTCACGGTCTTCATGGTCGGCCTGCTGATCGAGATGGTGCTCAGCTCACGCCGTCACTACGTGTCGGTGTTGCAAACGCAGGTCGGGGACACGCCGGAGACACTGGCGAATCTCCGGGACGAGCAGCTCAGGAAATCGCCCCTCGAGCGGCTCGTGCTGCCGATGGCCGGCAAGCTGATCCGCTCGATCGTTCGCCACACGCCTCTGGACCTGTACGGGCGCACGAGCCGCCTGATCGTCCTGGCGGGGAACCCGCCTGGTTTGAAGGCGGAACGGGTGGTGGCGTTCAAGGTCGTCTTCGCCATCGTCGGCCTGGTAGCTGGGATGGCTATCAGCTCGGTGCTGCCGTTGCCGGGATCGGTCAAGGTGGCGGCGGCCGCTCTCTTCGCGTTCATGGGGTACACGATCCCGAGCGCCGCCGTCTCGGCGAAGGCCTCGAAGCGCCAGAAAGAGATCCGCAAGAATCTGTCCGACACGATGGATCTTCTCACGATCAGCGTTGAAGCTGGTCTCGGCTTCGATGCGGCGCTCGCTCAGGTCGTCAGGAACGTTGAGGGGCCGCTGTCACAGGAGATCGCCCGGACGCTGCAGGAGATGCAGATCGGTGTGCACAGGATGGAGGCGCTTCGCAATCTCAGCGATCGGACCGACGTCGAGGAGCTGGACGGGTTCGTGCTGTCGATGATCCAGGCCGACAAGTACGGCGTTGGGGTCGCGAACGTGCTTCGTGGTCAGTCGAAGGAGCTGCGCCAGAAACGTCGTCAGCGTGCGGAAGAGACGGCTCAGAAGGTGCCGCTGAAGCTCCTGTTCCCCACGATCTTCATGGTCCTGCCGGCGCTGTTCATCGTGATCCTTGGGCCTGGCGCCATCAAGGTCTACGAGACGTTCTTCAAGTAG
- a CDS encoding alpha/beta hydrolase: MVFDGFEEFDIETTATSVHGRRGGDGPPVLLLHGIPETHLMWHRVAPRLAERFTVVATDLRGFADSGAPASTPDHAPYSMREIALDQIEVMRLLGHERFAVVGHDRGARCAYRMALDQPATVIRLAVLDIVPTGEVFGRADKDLMLAAWVWSFLAAPEPVPEALIAGAPDVFVNYMLDAWSERPDAFPAELRETYIEKFRDPRTIHAICEEYRASATLDRQLDEADRGTRRIECPVMVLWSSSGPFDRWDPLEVWRIWADDIRGGSMAAGHFLPEEAPEETAERLLDFLDEDLRKQ; this comes from the coding sequence ATCGTGTTCGATGGCTTCGAGGAGTTCGACATCGAGACCACGGCGACGTCGGTCCACGGACGCCGCGGCGGCGACGGTCCGCCGGTTCTGCTGCTGCACGGCATTCCAGAGACGCATCTCATGTGGCATCGAGTGGCGCCACGGCTCGCCGAACGCTTCACGGTCGTCGCGACCGATCTCCGTGGCTTCGCTGACAGCGGCGCACCGGCGAGCACACCGGACCACGCCCCGTACAGCATGCGCGAGATCGCGCTCGACCAGATCGAGGTCATGCGCTTGCTCGGCCACGAGCGATTCGCCGTAGTCGGTCACGATCGGGGAGCTCGTTGCGCCTATCGGATGGCGTTGGATCAGCCGGCGACGGTGATCCGGCTGGCTGTGTTGGACATCGTGCCGACCGGCGAGGTGTTCGGGCGGGCCGACAAGGACCTCATGCTCGCGGCTTGGGTGTGGTCGTTCCTCGCTGCGCCGGAGCCGGTTCCGGAGGCCCTGATAGCGGGTGCGCCTGACGTTTTCGTGAACTACATGTTGGACGCATGGTCGGAACGACCCGATGCCTTCCCCGCGGAGCTTCGAGAGACGTACATCGAGAAATTCCGTGATCCCCGAACGATCCATGCGATCTGCGAGGAGTATCGGGCCTCGGCCACGCTGGATCGTCAGCTCGACGAGGCCGATCGAGGCACGCGCCGGATCGAATGTCCGGTCATGGTCCTTTGGAGCTCTTCGGGGCCATTCGACCGCTGGGATCCGCTCGAGGTCTGGCGGATATGGGCGGACGACATCCGGGGTGGGTCGATGGCGGCGGGCCACTTCCTGCCCGAGGAAGCTCCCGAGGAAACGGCTGAGCGACTTCTCGACTTCCTCGATGAGGATCTACGGAAACAATAA